TTGTCGATGCCTGACATGTTGTATCCTCTACATTATTATCGTTCGTTATTGTAGCTAATATTCTGCCTACTTAGTGCACTAGAAAAGGCTAAATAATTGCTACAATGAGGCCATTGAAACAGACCCAAAGCGAAAGCAAGGGCGCACTTATGCAAACTTCGTTTGCGCGCGGTCACTTCGTGACAAATCAACCCCAAAAGGCCCGCCCGTGGCGAATTATCACCTCTCCGTTAAGACGGTAAGTCGATCAGCAGGCCGCACCGCGACCGCCGCATCAGCCTATCGCGCCGGTGTGTCAATCACCGACGAGCGAACCGGAGAAGTACACGACTACACCCGCAAAGGTGGCGTCGAATCTGCGGTACTCATCCTGCCCGCCAATGCCCCTGCATGGGCGGCAGATCGTGCCGCACTCTGGAACGCTGCCGAGCAATCCGAAACGCGTAAAAATTCCACGGTGGCCCGTGAATTTGAAATAGCGCTACCGGCGGAACTCTCCGCCGAAGAACGCCAGCGGCTCGCCCACGATTTCGCCCGCGAGCTGGTAGAACGTCACGGCCTCGTGGCGGATGTAGCGATCCATGCCGCAGGCAAAGAAGGGGACAACCGAAACCATCACGCCCACATCCTTTGCACCACCCGCCGACTCACACCGGAAGGGTTTACCGAGAAGACCCGCGAGCTGGACGACCGCAAAACCGGCGCAGTGGATTATTGGCGCGGGCGGTTCGCGGAATTACAAAACAAGCGTCTACAGGAAAACGGCTTCACTGAACGCGTAGACCATCGAAGTCTCATCGAGCAGGGCATCATCGACCGCGCTCCAACCCGACACCTAGGCCCATCGGCTAGCGGCTACGAACGCCGCACCGGCCAGCCTAGTGATAACCGGCTCAGGCACGAACGAGAGGCGAACGAACGACTGAGCGGGGCCAAAGCATTGGGCGAGCTGGAACGGCAAGGCAGCCAGCTTGACCGCTCCATTCTGGATCTATCTAACGATCTAGCCAGCGCCAAGGCCGAGCGAGAGCGGGGCATACAGCCGCCGGTGATAGCACCTGACCTTTACGCCGAGATTCGGGCCGGTATGCAGTCGGTGCAGAGCCTATTTGAAAGTCAAAAGATCCTCGAGCAGGGCAAGGCGGACGTGGCCGCAGAGTTTGCACGCTGGAAAGCCGAAGAAGCGGCCAAGGCACAGACCATCGAGGCCGAGCGGCAGCGCCAAGCCAGCGAGCTGGCAAAACAACGGCAAGAGGTCGAAGCCAAGGCCAAGGCGGAGATTCAGCCGAAGATCGAACCACAAAAGGGGCGGGGTTATGAGATGTAGCTTGCACGAATTTGCCAATACGTTATAATTAATTAATCAATTTGTAATTACATAAAGGTTTAATCGTGAAAATAAAACAGGCAAAAGAATACTTCGAGCTTGGCGTTATCGTGGGCTTTTACGCCATCCGTGATCCGCTGAAGGTGGGATATTGGCTGTTAGTGATTGAAGGCAAGGAAGAGCGTAGCTGGACGCTGCAAACCGCCAAGAATGAGGCGAAGAGCTTCGCCAGTCTGGACACCCTTGTGGGTGAAATCGAAGAAATAGCGGGTCGTGTTAGTACTTTACAAGTGAGGGTTTAAAGATGGATGAGGCAGAAAAAGCGAGGGTTTACGCCATGTTGCAGATGGGCGAACACCAAACTAGCTTAGTGACAAAGGCACTCGTAGACCTGGGAGAAGAGCGCCGGGCACTTGCCCAGGTATTTGAAGAGGGCAAGCTCTCGCAAGCGTTGCATCTTGAGCAGGTTCGCCAAGTTGTTGGCGGGATGGCCAAAACCAGC
This portion of the Iodobacter fluviatilis genome encodes:
- the mobQ gene encoding MobQ family relaxase is translated as MANYHLSVKTVSRSAGRTATAASAYRAGVSITDERTGEVHDYTRKGGVESAVLILPANAPAWAADRAALWNAAEQSETRKNSTVAREFEIALPAELSAEERQRLAHDFARELVERHGLVADVAIHAAGKEGDNRNHHAHILCTTRRLTPEGFTEKTRELDDRKTGAVDYWRGRFAELQNKRLQENGFTERVDHRSLIEQGIIDRAPTRHLGPSASGYERRTGQPSDNRLRHEREANERLSGAKALGELERQGSQLDRSILDLSNDLASAKAERERGIQPPVIAPDLYAEIRAGMQSVQSLFESQKILEQGKADVAAEFARWKAEEAAKAQTIEAERQRQASELAKQRQEVEAKAKAEIQPKIEPQKGRGYEM